Within the Cyanobacteriota bacterium genome, the region AATCAACTTGATTATTGAACTAGCTAGACGCTTGTTTGAGATGGAACAAGTTGACCAAGTGAGCATAGCAAAGCTACTCTCTGACGATAAACTAACGAAACATATGAAAGTGCATGGCTTAGACAAATTGGATTTGACCGAAGATTTTGTCAATGATTTGTTTGATGAAGCTCGTAATCAGATTAGTGCCTGGTAGTTATTAATGATGTATAGACAAAGCGTTACGTCGTTACAACCCGGTGTTGATACCGTAACGCTTTGTCAATATAAACTGATATTGTCAATGTCTATTGTTAGGCTATAGTTTTTTGATTTCTCTAATGCTTTGTAACCCAGTTTAATTCTGTCAATCAGTTCTTTGGATTCTTCTAGTTCGGGAATTTTGATCACCAAATGGTATCGATGTTTGTTGTTGATTCTTGAAATTAATGCTTCACATGGCCCCAGTATAGAGATAGATCCTTCTGGTTGAGGATCATCATGGTTCATATTCTCTATCTTAATACCAAGCTCTTCGACAATTCCATAAACCATTGCATGTACCTTGTTACATGCTTCTATTGCAGTTGGCTCAAATTCGGCACTTACCAAAAATCTAACCAATCTTGCAAAAGGTGGATACTTGAGAATCTCTCTCAATTCGATTTCTCTTTGATAGAAACCAACGTAGTCCTGCTCTTTAGCATAAGTGAGTGCTTCTCTTTCTGGTTGATAACTCTGAAACACAACTTGCCCTTCTTTGTCTTTGCGACCAGCTCTACCAGCTACCTGCGTGAGTAATTGAAAGCCTCTCTCGTCAGCTAGATAATCAAGTTGGCTGAAATTACTGTCAGCCGAAATTACTCCCACAAGTGTGAGATTCGGATTATCAAGTCCTTTGGCAATCATTTGCGTGCCAATAAGAATATCAATCTCACCATTTTTAAAATCGCTCCAAGTCTTGATGTAGTTATTTTTGATTCGTGACACATCACTATCAAGTCTTCTGACTCTTGCTTCGGGGAATGTTTTGACTACTTCTTGTTCTAGTTTTTGAGTACCAAGTCCAAAGAACTTGATAGCGTTGGATTGACAGACCGGACATTCTTTGGGATGCGGTTCTGAGTCGCCACAATGATGACAAAGCATCAGGTTGCGGTCCAAGTGATAGACTGTCTTGCTGTCACAACGTGAGCATTTATAGATATGTCCGCATTGACGGCAAAAGACATGGGAAGCAGATCCGCGCTTATTTAAAAAGAGAATGATCTGTTCTTTTTTTTCTAATTTAGATTCAATCTCAGAGCGCAAGAACCTAGAAAAAATACTTTTGTTGGCGTTATTAAATTCTTCTCGCATATCTACTAGCGCCACTTTGGGTAAGGGGTTGTCAAAGACTCGCTTCTTGAGTTCTAGTAATAAAAAATCATCAAGATTATTGAGTGCTTTGTAATAAGTTTCGATACTTGGAGTTGCGGAACCTAAAACAAGTGGACAATTGTTTAACTTGGCTCTTTGCTGAGCTACTAGTTTGGCGTGGTATCTTGGTGCCGGGCTATCTTGTTTGTATGAATTTTCATGCTCTTCATCCATAACAATCAGCCCAAGCTCTTTGACTGGTGCAAAAATAGCTGACCTAGCACCAATTACGACTCTAGTTTTGCCTTGAAGCAAATCATGCAAGCCGTGTTCTTTCTCTGATTTACTGAGAGCGCTGTGCCAGACTACCACGCTTTCTTTGCCGAATCTCTGACTGATTCTTTCGAGTAGTTGCGGAGCTAGAGCAATCTCAGGCACCAGTACTATACTGCTTTTGCCTTGCTTGAAACAATCCTCTATCAAACGTAAATAGATTTCGGTTTTACCGCTACCGGTTACTCCGCGCACTAAGAATTTGGAGGCAGTTTTGTTTTTGATAGCTTGTTTTATTCCTTCAAGAGCCTGAGATTGTTCTTCTGTTAGTTTTGGAATGGTTTCTTGATCAAGACTAGAAAGAAAATCAAGTGGATCAGTTTTCTTGGTTTCTTTGATAATTGGATTAATGTAGTTTACTTCAATGAGATTTTTTTGTACCAGTTTACGAGTTTCTTTTTTGAGCTGGGCTTCTTTCAGTCCACTAAGTGTTTTTAATCTGTCCCATTTGGCTTTATTCTTTCTTGCTTTGAGTAGGGCTTGAATGACGGTACTTGGATCTTGACTTGTTGGATCAAGCAAAGTTAGTTCTTTGTGGGCCTTGGGAATGAGAGCTGAGGCTAAGAGGGCTGAGCAGGTCTCAGAGTATGAACAGGCGTAATATGCTGATACGAATTTGACGAGTTCAACAAGCTCTGTTTCAAAGTGAATAGTGCCAGCCAGTAGCTCATCAATCTCCCTTATCTTAAAAGCTTGCTCCTCAATTGAGAGCTCCTCGTAGATCTCGGTTACCAGCCCGCTTTCCCTCTGGTTACGAAAAGGTACTAAAATCAAGGATCCAATAGCCAATTTGCCCTCTAAGTCCACTGGTATCTTATAAGTCAGTTGATCACTAAAAGTTTGTAAAGAGTTGGTGAGTATGGTTTTACAATATGACATTGTTTGATATTATTGTAGCCTGAGTCGAAGCAATTTTATTGGCTTTTTCTCGGGCACTTAGCTCAGTTGGTAGAGCATCTCGTTTACACCGAGGCGGTCGGAAGTTCGAGTCTTTCAGTGCCCACCATTTTTCATTCATCTCGTGACAAACCTAAATTGCTTTGCAATTTTACGGTTTGTGCTTCAGGGGTCACTGTATTTCCTTCTATGTATTGGTTGTGCTCTTCCCTTCGTACCGAGGCGGCCCTGCAGTTCGAGTCTTTCTTGCCCACCATAGAACAAACACTCATGCTCTTACAACCTCCCGGCGGTCGTTTTTTGTAAAACGTCCTGACGATGTCAGGACTTGGAGTCTTTCTTGCCCACCATTTCATTCATCTCGTGACTCACTAATTCCCTAAGCAATTCTTGAAAATATTGTTTTGATCTATCAATTTTATGGTTTAGCGTATTTGCTCATGAGCAGGGGCATAATATCCCAATGGTAACAAAAGACAACGTAAGACAGACTCTTGAATCTATGATGATTGATCATCCTGACTTTGAAGCTAAGATGAAATTTGGTAGCAAGGGTTATGAGCTGCGAGGCAAGCTTTGTGCTGGTGTATATCAAGACTTTTTGGTGCTCAATCTTGGCAAAGACAAAGTAGATGAGATGCTCAAGCAAGGTGATTCAAAACCAATGGATATCATTGGAAGAGTACTTGAAGACTGGGTGATGATTGAAGAGCCGGTTTATCGTGATGATAGCGAAATGAAAAAGCTTATAGATATGGCAGCACAGCGTGTTCGCTCCGTAGCTTAAGCTAATTATTACCTTATAATAGTTTAAATGAAGAGCTGTTTTGGCGTATTTATTTTTGCTTTTGTGTTTTTGCTCTACAAAGTCTGGGCTTACCCCCTAATAGACGCTGATGAGCCTCGCTATGCTGAAGCAGCTAAAGAGATGATCAATGCTCATCAGTATTTAATTCCGCTTGCTGATGGCTTGCCGCGTTTTGATAAACCAATTCTTTTTTATTGGTTTGAGATTTTAAGTTTTAAAGTTTTTGGGATTAATGAATTTGCTGCACGCTTGCCTTCGGTGATTGCAGGTGCATTGACAGTTTGTTTTGTTTATTGGTTGGGGCGTTTTTACAAGGTTGGATTGGCTGCTGCTTTAGTTTTGCTTACTTGTATCGAGTTTTTTGTAGTCTCGCGTATGTCAATTACTGACGCGCTTCTCAACTTTGCGATTGTCTCAGTTTTGATAATTTATTTTTTGATTAAAGAGAAGCATATCAATGTGCGATATATTTATTTGCTTGCCGTTTGTGCAGCAGTTGGTTTTATGACTAAGGGACCTGTTGCAGTTGTCATTCCAGGAATGGTTGCAGTCGTCGATTATTTGATTAATCAAGGCTGGAAAGATTATAAGTTACCCGCACTTGGAATGATACTAAAAGCATTTTTGCTGTTCTTTATGATTGCAGCTCCTTGGTATATCCTGATTGACTTTAATACAGAGGGAGCTTTCACTCATTACTTCTTTATTGGACAAAACCTCGGACGATTCAGCTCCACTCTTAGCGGGCATCATCAGCCTTGGTGGTTTTATATTGCAGTTATGATTGTTGGATTTATGCCTTGGTCACTGTTTCTGCCAGCGATGATTGCTGATTTTAAGATCAAGGCTGAGAGCTTTCGTTTGCAAAGTTTTGCTTTGATTTGGCTCTTTACTGTTCTAGGTTTTTTTAGTTTTTCTTCTACCAAACTTGCCAACTATGTAATGTCAATCTTTGTGCCACTAGCTATTCTGTTTGCAATTTGGTTTAAGCAAGTCCCGAAGAAAAAATGGCTCGCGATTAATTCAGCCTTCTATTTAATTATTTTTGTTGTCTTGGCTTATGTTTATAGTCAAGGCTATTTAGATAAATTAATAGCTTCTGAACCCTTCTTGAAGGAATACTTTTCTGGAGCTTTTGTTTATCTAGCTTTGCTGCTTTTGATTATTTCTTTTGCTGCGATTTTGATAAATGCCTTGGCAAATAACGTACAAAGGGCGATGAGTATCTTTGCTGTCTTTGCTTTATCTCTTTGCTTGGCTGGGATTGATTACTTTATTAAGCCTTTTGCTCATTACAAAGAAGCTGGTATCAAGAGTTTTTTGCAAGAAATTCCTCGTGAAGTGCAGATCTATTTGTTGACTATTGACAGGCCGAGTGTTAGTTTCTATTCTCAGTCTAAGAGCTTTCCAGAGCGTATTGGATTGAACATGCTCAAGACTCAAGCTGCAGTCGGTCACAAGTTTTGTGTAATAGCCAAGCATGACAAAGCTGATAAATTAGCGAGCCTAGCAAGATTGATAATTTGGTCTCAAGATGATATCTATTTGTTTGCTTGTAGTTTCAAGAAAGATATACCCCCAGGGGGTATATCTGCAAACAATATTGTACGTTCTACGTCTATGAATTAGTGCAGATCAATCTCGATTTCCTAACTATTGAAGTAATACTAACTTTTTTTCTAGCGATGACTAGAATAGGGGCTTTTATGGTTGCTGCCCCCTTATTATCTCGAAATGGGATCCCGGTTATGGCAAAGGTTCTGCTTACTGCAGCTATTGTACTGAGTTTTTATCCGACGATATTGGCTCATTCTGATGGTTTGATTCTTTATGATAGTTGGCATCTTGCGATTGCGATTTTCCATGAGATTTTGGTTGGATATAGCATGGGTGTCTTAATGAGTTTGTTCTTTGATTCTTTGGTGAGTTTTGCTCATATGGCAGGGATACAGATGGGACAAAGTTCTTCAAATGTCTTCAACCCTGCTCTGTCAGCGCCGACGAGCCCGACTGGCACTTTTATTGCCAATGTCGCTTTGATGTTTTTTATATTCTTAAATGGTATCTACCACATGTTGTTCTTACTAAAGAAGAGTTTTGTACTTGTGCCTCTCGCTAGTTATAAGCTCGATCTTGCGACTTTAGGGCAGAACTACATAGCGGTTTTCACTGAGATTTTTGCAATTGGCATGAAAATCATTTTGCCGTTAATTGCCATAATGTTTGTAATTGATGTATTTGTCGCACTTTTTGCCAAGATCATGCCACAAGCTAATATGTTCTTTTTGATGATGCCAGCTAAGTTAATTGTAGGCGTTTTCATTATTATGTTTATGCTTAATATCTTGTATCTAAGGATGGAGCAGTTTTATGAGATAGATTTTTGGGATTTGATGGATAAGTTGTTTTTGGGTTAGATGTACTAGGTAGTGAGGTGGATCTGCCAGGAATAATACTATTATGCCACCAGAAGGTCCGGATAAGCACTCAAAGACGGAGCAGGCCTCCAGTCATAAGCTGAAGAAAAGTCGTGAGCAAGGTCAAGTTGCAATGTCAAAAGATCTTTCTTCGACCCTTGGTCTTGTTTTTGGCATGATCATGGCAGCTGTTATGGGTCCACAAATTGCAGTTGGGTTCAAACAATTTTTTCAATTAATTAGTTCAGATTTCAATTTTGGTTTGGTTGCTCCATCTGGAATTAATTTCTTGATGTTTGATATTTTTCAAAGATTTGTGATTTTGGTTGCACCCATTATTGGTGTTGTTTGGCTAGTTAGTTTTATTGCTTCAGTTGCTCAAGCTGGATTTCATGTTTCAGCCAAACCACTTGAACCCAAGTTTGAGAAAATTAATCCAATTGAAGGTTTTAAGAGATTAGTTTCTAAGCGAGGCTTGGTCAACTTGATTATTTCATTAATGAAAATGGCGTTAATTGCTTTTGTAACTAGTTCGGTTTTGCTCAACGAGGAAAATACACTAGTTCTAATGAATCTTAGTGACATTCATTTTATTCTAGCGAAGGCTGGCTCAATGGTCTGGGAGATTGGCTTTAAGGCATCTATCACTTTAATTATTATCGCGTTGATAGATTTTTCTTACCAAAAATGGCAGTTTCTTGAAGATCAAAAAATGACCAAGCAAGAAACGCAAGACGAGCACAAAGAACATGATGGTAACCCGCAAATTAAATCCAAAATTAGATCTATGCAAAGAGCTTCTGCCCAAAAACGTGGGCTCAGAGAGTCAGTAATAGAAGCTGATGTCATCGTGACTAATCCTTTTCATATTGCCGTTGCAATTAAATACGATAGAGAATCTGGTCAAGATGCTCCAATTATTGTTGCCAAAGGAGCCAGATTAATTGCTGAAAGAATCAAAGGTATTGCCAGAGAATACAAAATCGAAATTATAGAAAACATTCCACTGGCTCGTGCATTATATAAAGAAGTCAAAGTCGGTTGGGAGATTCCGCCTGCTTTGTATATTGCTGTTGCGGAGATTTTGGCGATCGTGTTTAGGCGACGTGCGAATATAAAGAGCTAATAACAGGTTTAGTAATGGATCAATGAAAAAACTTCTACCCCATTCTCTTCAAGCCTCTTCCTGCCATCAAGA harbors:
- the priA gene encoding primosomal protein N', whose translation is MSYCKTILTNSLQTFSDQLTYKIPVDLEGKLAIGSLILVPFRNQRESGLVTEIYEELSIEEQAFKIREIDELLAGTIHFETELVELVKFVSAYYACSYSETCSALLASALIPKAHKELTLLDPTSQDPSTVIQALLKARKNKAKWDRLKTLSGLKEAQLKKETRKLVQKNLIEVNYINPIIKETKKTDPLDFLSSLDQETIPKLTEEQSQALEGIKQAIKNKTASKFLVRGVTGSGKTEIYLRLIEDCFKQGKSSIVLVPEIALAPQLLERISQRFGKESVVVWHSALSKSEKEHGLHDLLQGKTRVVIGARSAIFAPVKELGLIVMDEEHENSYKQDSPAPRYHAKLVAQQRAKLNNCPLVLGSATPSIETYYKALNNLDDFLLLELKKRVFDNPLPKVALVDMREEFNNANKSIFSRFLRSEIESKLEKKEQIILFLNKRGSASHVFCRQCGHIYKCSRCDSKTVYHLDRNLMLCHHCGDSEPHPKECPVCQSNAIKFFGLGTQKLEQEVVKTFPEARVRRLDSDVSRIKNNYIKTWSDFKNGEIDILIGTQMIAKGLDNPNLTLVGVISADSNFSQLDYLADERGFQLLTQVAGRAGRKDKEGQVVFQSYQPEREALTYAKEQDYVGFYQREIELREILKYPPFARLVRFLVSAEFEPTAIEACNKVHAMVYGIVEELGIKIENMNHDDPQPEGSISILGPCEALISRINNKHRYHLVIKIPELEESKELIDRIKLGYKALEKSKNYSLTIDIDNISLY
- a CDS encoding glycosyltransferase family 39 protein, producing MKSCFGVFIFAFVFLLYKVWAYPLIDADEPRYAEAAKEMINAHQYLIPLADGLPRFDKPILFYWFEILSFKVFGINEFAARLPSVIAGALTVCFVYWLGRFYKVGLAAALVLLTCIEFFVVSRMSITDALLNFAIVSVLIIYFLIKEKHINVRYIYLLAVCAAVGFMTKGPVAVVIPGMVAVVDYLINQGWKDYKLPALGMILKAFLLFFMIAAPWYILIDFNTEGAFTHYFFIGQNLGRFSSTLSGHHQPWWFYIAVMIVGFMPWSLFLPAMIADFKIKAESFRLQSFALIWLFTVLGFFSFSSTKLANYVMSIFVPLAILFAIWFKQVPKKKWLAINSAFYLIIFVVLAYVYSQGYLDKLIASEPFLKEYFSGAFVYLALLLLIISFAAILINALANNVQRAMSIFAVFALSLCLAGIDYFIKPFAHYKEAGIKSFLQEIPREVQIYLLTIDRPSVSFYSQSKSFPERIGLNMLKTQAAVGHKFCVIAKHDKADKLASLARLIIWSQDDIYLFACSFKKDIPPGGISANNIVRSTSMN
- a CDS encoding flagellar biosynthetic protein FliR — its product is MQINLDFLTIEVILTFFLAMTRIGAFMVAAPLLSRNGIPVMAKVLLTAAIVLSFYPTILAHSDGLILYDSWHLAIAIFHEILVGYSMGVLMSLFFDSLVSFAHMAGIQMGQSSSNVFNPALSAPTSPTGTFIANVALMFFIFLNGIYHMLFLLKKSFVLVPLASYKLDLATLGQNYIAVFTEIFAIGMKIILPLIAIMFVIDVFVALFAKIMPQANMFFLMMPAKLIVGVFIIMFMLNILYLRMEQFYEIDFWDLMDKLFLG
- a CDS encoding EscU/YscU/HrcU family type III secretion system export apparatus switch protein, encoding MPPEGPDKHSKTEQASSHKLKKSREQGQVAMSKDLSSTLGLVFGMIMAAVMGPQIAVGFKQFFQLISSDFNFGLVAPSGINFLMFDIFQRFVILVAPIIGVVWLVSFIASVAQAGFHVSAKPLEPKFEKINPIEGFKRLVSKRGLVNLIISLMKMALIAFVTSSVLLNEENTLVLMNLSDIHFILAKAGSMVWEIGFKASITLIIIALIDFSYQKWQFLEDQKMTKQETQDEHKEHDGNPQIKSKIRSMQRASAQKRGLRESVIEADVIVTNPFHIAVAIKYDRESGQDAPIIVAKGARLIAERIKGIAREYKIEIIENIPLARALYKEVKVGWEIPPALYIAVAEILAIVFRRRANIKS